From Schistosoma mansoni, WGS project CABG00000000 data, supercontig 0268, strain Puerto Rico, whole genome shotgun sequence, a single genomic window includes:
- a CDS encoding XP_018647397.1: MEEVSLKLLDVLPTSVLLNVFDVKLLDQCVICMEKYCIGDEVIRLPCFHAFHEHCFIDWILECLECPICRWPVFEFE; the protein is encoded by the exons atgg aAGAAGTTTCCCTTAAACTCTTAGACGTTCTACCAACCAGTGTACTACTAAATGTATTCGATGTTAAATTATTAGATCAATGTGTAATATGCATGGAGAAGTATTGTATTGGGGATGAAGTGATACGACTTCCATGTTTTCATGCGTTTCATGAACATTGTTTTATAGACTGGATTTTAGAG TGCTTAGAATGTCCAATATGTCGATGGCCAGTTTTTGAATTTGAGTAA